From Triticum urartu cultivar G1812 chromosome 2, Tu2.1, whole genome shotgun sequence, a single genomic window includes:
- the LOC125536469 gene encoding transcription termination factor MTERF9, chloroplastic has translation MALLQLHPPPLAALGRSVLPCRPFPSATATARRSLASVAFSLQTNVRLLKPNRRSRRSRYPYYDLDDDEEEEDEEYDEDDESEDDLSGLEYPGVLYTNNPRAPNKRAGRKTQLVKENWEGRRPKTRDKHASPGRSNSLQPRSKINRTLLNLTSMNSEVELKNESISRILFEKLQEEYDFDDKWLPLIDYLCSFGLRESHFTYIYERHMACLQINRASAEERLEFLLSVGVKSKDLKRMLVRQPQILEYTLSNLKSHVAFLAGIGVPDARMGQIISSAPSFLSYSIEQSLKPTISYLIEEVGIEERDVGKVVQLSPQILVQRIDNAWKSRFLFLSKELGAPKDSIVKMVTKHPQLLHYSIEEGILPRINFLRSIGMRNSDILKILTSLTQVLSLSVEKNLKPKYLYLVNDLKNEAQSLTKYPMYLSLSLEQRIRPRHRFLVSLKKAPKGPFPLSSFVLTDERFCQRLAGTSLEKYHTFRQSLLLTGFEDKTGRKPLASRR, from the exons ATGGCGCTGCTGCAGCTGCATCCGCCGCCGCTGGCGGCGCTCGGTCGCTCCGTTCTCCCCTGCCGCCCGTTCCCCTCGGCGACCGCGACCGcccgccgctccctcgcctcAGTCGCCTTCTCGCTCCAGACCAACGTGCGCCTCCTCAAGCCCAACCGCCGCTCCCGGCGCTCCCGCTACCCCTACTACGACCTCGACgacgatgaagaggaagaagatgaggagTACGACGAGGACGACGAGAGCGAG GACGATTTATCAGGTTTGGAGTATCCTGGTGTCCTTTATACAAACAACCCGCGTGCTCCGAACAAGAGAGCAG GACGAAAAACACAACTGGTGAAAGAAAATTGGGAAGGAAGGCGGCCCAAAACTCGTGATAAACATGCTAGTCCAGGAAGGTCTAATTCCCTCCAGCCCAGGAGCAAAATAAACAGAACATTACTAAATCTTACAAGCATGAACAGTGAAGTAGAG TTGAAAAATGAAAGCATCTCTCGTATTCTGTTTGAAAAATTGCAAGAAGAATATGACTTTGATGATAAATGGTTACCGCTTATTGATTACCTGTGCTCATTTGGACTGAGGGAATCCCATTTTACTTACATTTATGAAAGACACATGGCTTGCTTGCAAATCAACCGGGCTTCTGCAGAAGAAAGGTTGGAGTTCCTTCTAAGTGTTGGTGTTAAAAGCAAGGATCTGAAGAGGATGCTGGTCAGACAGCCGCAAATCTTGGAATACACTCTCAGCAATCTGAAGTCTCATGTTGCTTTtctggctggcattggtgttccGGATGCACGTATGGGGCAAATTATTTCTTCTGCCCCTTCATTTTTATCTTACAGTATTGAGCAGTCCCTGAAGCCAACTATAAGCTATTTGATTGAGGAAGTGGGTATTGAGGAGAGGGATGTGGGAAAAGTGGTGCAGCTAAGCCCTCAGATTCTGGTGCAGCGAATTGATAATGCGTGGAAATCTCGATTTCTTTTTCTCTCAAAAGAACTAGGGGCTCCCAAAGATAGCATTGTCAAAATGGTCACAAAGCACCCACAGCTGCTTCATTACAGCATTGAGGAGGGCATCTTGCCTCGAATCAATTTCCTTAGAAGCATTGGCATGAGAAACTCTGATATTCTCAAAATATTGACAAGTCTTACTCAG GTGCTATCTTTGTCGGTGGAGAAAAATCTCAAACCAAAGTATCTTTATTTGGTCAATGACCTTAAGAATGAGGCTCAATCCCTGACGAAGTACCCCATGTACTTGAGCTTGTCTCTTGAGCAGAGAATTCGTCCCCGTCACCGTTTTCTTGTTTCATTGAAGAAAGCTCCAAAGGGCCCATTTCCTCTTAGCTCCTTTGTGCTTACAGATGAGCGTTTTTGCCAGCGGTTGGCTGGGACGAGCTTAGAGAAGTACCATACATTTAGACAGAGCTTGCTGCTGACAGGTTTCGAAGATAAGACTGGAAGGAAACCATTGGCATCACGACGGTAG
- the LOC125541318 gene encoding uncharacterized protein LOC125541318, which produces MVWRSDQPCRFYMIDGSCKYGSDCWFSHGLDSFGRIEIQIRVFLHMMHGFPVPVVDLPRNCSELHIKLLQDGQDGNPDHLLSLLWRLHTIYLFHDSFQWYVILLEVAPPAYNPNVMDFNSETRIYITFSAQSREICTESKVHSYFSNFGSVVSVTIPHGRSYGFVRFMLPGTVRLLLSNWNPEVPHFISGARLHVDRYIPYYLWNPAENHGPNGLDGGPGHVPNALGGVPGQEPGAPDGNAAQQDMNPAGNHGLNGPGGGLGHVPNAPVAVPDDVLGTLLGMEWQDKCQVFRMKCQVCQMEAQHNKIWTRSLPLFQMSTVSTRRPDLTSQWRKYKWIGTEFPIQMLSTPIRYIYTPDIDCRLDEYTKDAANLSTLY; this is translated from the exons ATGGTTTGGAGGTCTGACCAGCCTTGCCGCTTCTACATGATTGATGGATCTTGCAAGTATGGTTCAGACTGTTGGTTCTCTCATGGACTTGACTCATTTGGGAGGATAGAGATCCAAATCAGGGTATTTCTGCATATGATGCATGGTTTTCCTGTCCCAGTAGTGGATTTGCCACGGAATTGCTCTGAGTTGCACATAAAGCTTCTGCAAGACGGACAGGATGGGAATCCTGATCACCTGCTGAGTTTGCTCTGGCGTCTTCATACGATTTATTTGTTTCATGACAG CTTTCAATGGTATGTAATCCTGTTGGAGGTTGCTCCACCAGCCTACAATCCAAATGTGATGGATTTCAATAGTGAAACTCGGATTTATATCACCTTCTCTGCTCAAAGTAGAGAAATATGCACTGAATCAAAGGTTCATTCGTATTTCAG CAATTTCGGGTCTGTCGTGTCTGTGACTATTCCGCATGGAAGGTCATATGGTTTTGTGAGATTCATGCTCCCTGGGACAGTGAGGCTGCTTTTATCAAACTGGAATCCTGAGGTCCCTCACTTCATCTCCGGAGCAAGACTTCACGTGGACCGCTATATCCCCTATTATCTGTG GAACCCTGCTGAGAATCATGGGCCGAATGGCCTGGATGGAGGGCCAGGACATGTACCAAATGCCCTGGGTGGAGTGCCAGGACAAGAACCAGGTGCGCCAGATGGAAACGCAGCACAACAAGATAT GAACCCTGCTGGGAATCATGGGCTGAATGGCCCGGGTGGAGGGCTAGGACATGTGCCAAATGCCCCGGTTGCAGTGCCAGATGACGTGCTAG GAACCCTGCTGGGAATGGAGTGGCAGGACAAGTGCCAGGTGTTCCGGATGAAGTGCCAGGTGTGCCAGATGGAGGCGCAGCACAACAAGATAT GGACGAGATCGCTGCCGCTCTTCCAGATGTCGACTGTTTCTACAAGGAGGCCTGACCTGACCAGCCAGTGGCGCAAGTATAAGTGGATTGGAACGGAGTTCCCCATTCAGATGTTGTCGACTCCCATTCGATACATATACACTCCAGACATAGATTGTAGATTAGATGAGTATACTAAAGACGCAGCAAACTTGAGTACACTATACTGA